The following proteins come from a genomic window of Tenebrio molitor chromosome 9, icTenMoli1.1, whole genome shotgun sequence:
- the LOC138138662 gene encoding glutamate receptor ionotropic, kainate 2-like isoform X1, with the protein MEFLVFLVIVIFGAGLTQQSEKMNVVIYLKEENNQALLPINNIMYNRNAHLNFTIEIMGEDDSFKTSKIFCNMIEKVPNLVAVYAFESVSASPMIQSITSKLQIPYIQTNWRQSNSYLGSDTALNFYPDFDLLATGLAKLIESLQWQSFVVLYENFEGFLKLQEVLKLQKYDEKNHRNNIVLKKLDFEGDIRTTLKQVKQSGEKRIVLDCEVDHIIEVLKQAKKVGILSFAHSYFLSSLDAHILDLEALNAEANITTVRIMNPEEENFRNIVQDWKFTQSLSNQQLDLGFYQIKTETMLIHESIILLINAINDIHRSENITFNSISCKSNEKFNYGPRIVSYINSHFKSPKSDISSSFDSTGRRTNFVLYLIEGNRDKMIATWNALGPDNVNFVRTAEESYKKRVETLQMGIQIIASRIEAPYLMLKKDHDKRKDNDKFEGYVLDLMTKIAEKLDFSFKIKLVEDGSNGVYNEISQSWNGIMGEIVSERALFGIGDLTITPARETAVDFSMPFMRLGIGILLQKSKTSVSMFAFLNPLSAEVWMYTVTLYLAVSIILYFVARMAPGDWENPHPCNLNPDELENLWGISNCLWLTMGSIMNQGSDILPKGISSRLVTSMWWFFALIMTNSYIASLAAFLTTKELVIDDLEDLAKQNKIKYGTLDGGSTQEFFKQSNYSTYRRMYANMILNLPSVFAKSTHEGVQRVQNTPDGSYAFLMESTTIDYLVERNCELTTVDKWFNNIEYGIAMPLDCPYRTAINDAILALQENGQLNDLKNKWWREVRRGSACVTPQEGSELRLENVGGIFVVLGLGVAVALFLGLVEFFWTVRQTSIEEHISYGQALKIELLFALKVWISKKKIKQQSNSDENLAKPNPEGWSQWVIERSEERQAN; encoded by the exons ATGGAATTTCTCGTTTTTCTCGTAATAGTGATTTTTGGTGCTGGCTTGACACAACAAAGTGAAAAAATGAATGTTG ttATCTATCTTAAGGAAGAAAATAATCAGGCACTCTTAcctataaataatattatgtATAACAGAAACGCGcacttaaattttacaatAGAGATTATGGGTGAGGACGACTCTTTTAAAACCAGTAAAATCT TTTGTAACATGATAGAAAAAGTTCCAAATCTGGTGGCAGTTTACGCATTTGAGTCAGTATCAGCATCACCCATGATCCAATCCATCACGAGCAAACTGCAAATTCCGTACATCCAGACAAACTGGCGTCAATCAAATTCGTACCTTGGAAGTGACACCGCCTTAAATTTTTATCCAGATTTCGATTTATTAGCGACTGGATTAGCCAAGCTTATAGAAAGTCTTCAATGGCaaagttttgttgttttgtacGAGAATTTCGAAGGTTTCTTGAAGTTGCAAGAAGTCTTAAAACTGCAAAAGTACGACGAGAAAAATCATCGAAATAATATcgtcttaaaaaaattagactTTGAGGGGGATATTAGAACCACGCTGAAGCAAGTTAAACAATCGGGGGAAAAGCGGATTGTACTGGATTGTGAGGTGGACCACATTATTGAGGTTTTAAAGCAGGCTAAAAAAGTGGGAATATTGAGTTTTGCCCACAGTTATTTCCTCTCTTCATTG GACGCTCACATTCTTGATCTAGAAGCTCTCAACGCCGAGGCCAATATCACTACTGTTAGAATCATGAACCCagaagaagaaaatttcagaaatattgTGCAAGACTGGAAATTCACACAGTCGTTATCAAATCAACAACTTGATTTAGGCTTTTACCaaataaaa ACAGAGACAATGTTAATACATGaatcaataattttgttgatcAACGCTATCAACGACATCCATCGCTCCGAAAATATCACCTTCAACAGCATTTCCTGTAAAAGCAACGAGAAGTTTAATTATGGACCACGTATTGTGTCTTACATCAACTcc CACTTTAAATCTCCCAAGTCTGACATTAGTTCGTCATTTGATTCCACAGGACGAAGAACTAACTTCGTCCTGTACTTAATCGAAGGAAATCGAGACAAAATGATCGCGACATGGAATGCACTTGGCCCTGATAATGTAAATTTTGTCCGAACAGCAGAAGAAAGCTACAAAAAACGCGTAGAGACGTTGCAAATGGGAATACAAATTATTGCATCAag AATCGAAGCGCCTTATTTGATGTTGAAAAAAGACCACGACAAGCGGAAAGATAATGACAAATTCGAGGGATACGTATTAGATCTGATGACCAAAATTGCtgaaaaattagattttagcTTTAAAATTAAGTTAGTGGAAGATGGGTCGAACGGGGTTTACAACGAAATCAGTCAAAGTTGGAACGGAATTATGGGAGAAATTGTCAGTGAG AGAGCCTTGTTTGGTATTGGTGATTTGACGATAACTCCAGCCCGAGAGACTGCCGTCGATTTCAGCATGCCATTTATGAGATTAG GCATAggaattttattgcaaaaatcaaAGACTTCAGTCAGCATGTTCGCTTTCCTCAATCCCCTTTCCGCAGAAGTGTGGATGTACACCGTAACTCTGTATCTGgcagtttcaataattttatacTTTGTTGCACG GATGGCTCCCGGCGACTGGGAAAATCCTCATCCCTGCAACTTAAATCCTGACGAACTGGAAAATCTCTGGGGTATTAGCAACTGTTTGTGGCTAACTATGGGCTCAATAATGAACCAAGGAAGCGATATTTTACCCAA GGGAATATCATCTCGTCTTGTAACATCAATGTGGTGGTTCTTTGCACTCATCATGACCAACTCGTACATTGCCAGTCTTGCagcatttttaacaacaaaagagTTAGTCATCGACGATCTTGAAGATTTAgccaaacaaaataaaattaaatatggaaCACTGGATGGAGGCTCGACTCAAGAGTTTTTTAAACAATCAAACTATAGCACTTACAGAAGAATGTACGCTAATATGATATTAAATTTGCCCAGTGTTTTTGCTAAATCGACTCACGAAGGAGTGCAAAGAGTTCAAAATACTCCTGATGGCTCATACGCGTTTCTCATGGAGTCAACAACTATCGACTATTTGGTCGAACGAAACTGCGAATTGACTACAGTTGATAAATGGTTTAACAACATCGAATATGGAATAGCAATGCCATTAG ATTGTCCTTATCGAACTGCCATCAATGATGCAATTTTGGCCTTGCAAGAAAACGGACAATTAAACgatctaaaaaataaatggtgGCGAGAAGTTCGTCGTGGGTCAGCATGTGTG ACTCCTCAAGAGGGATCCGAACTGAGACTGGAAAATGTAGGTGGTATTTTCGTGGTGTTGGGACTGGGAGTCGCAGTAGCTCTTTTTCTAGGACtagtagaatttttttggactGTTAGACAAACGTCCATCGAAGAACAC ATTTCATATGGGCAAGCTCTcaaaattgaattgttattTGCACTGAAAGTTTGGATAagtaagaaaaaaatcaaacaacagAGTAATTCGGATGAGAATTTGGCCAAACCTAACCCCGAAGGGTGGTCTCAGTGGGTAATTGAGAGATCTGAAGAGAGACAAGCAAATTAG
- the LOC138138662 gene encoding glutamate receptor ionotropic, kainate 2-like isoform X2: protein MYNRNAHLNFTIEIMGEDDSFKTSKIFCNMIEKVPNLVAVYAFESVSASPMIQSITSKLQIPYIQTNWRQSNSYLGSDTALNFYPDFDLLATGLAKLIESLQWQSFVVLYENFEGFLKLQEVLKLQKYDEKNHRNNIVLKKLDFEGDIRTTLKQVKQSGEKRIVLDCEVDHIIEVLKQAKKVGILSFAHSYFLSSLDAHILDLEALNAEANITTVRIMNPEEENFRNIVQDWKFTQSLSNQQLDLGFYQIKTETMLIHESIILLINAINDIHRSENITFNSISCKSNEKFNYGPRIVSYINSHFKSPKSDISSSFDSTGRRTNFVLYLIEGNRDKMIATWNALGPDNVNFVRTAEESYKKRVETLQMGIQIIASRIEAPYLMLKKDHDKRKDNDKFEGYVLDLMTKIAEKLDFSFKIKLVEDGSNGVYNEISQSWNGIMGEIVSERALFGIGDLTITPARETAVDFSMPFMRLGIGILLQKSKTSVSMFAFLNPLSAEVWMYTVTLYLAVSIILYFVARMAPGDWENPHPCNLNPDELENLWGISNCLWLTMGSIMNQGSDILPKGISSRLVTSMWWFFALIMTNSYIASLAAFLTTKELVIDDLEDLAKQNKIKYGTLDGGSTQEFFKQSNYSTYRRMYANMILNLPSVFAKSTHEGVQRVQNTPDGSYAFLMESTTIDYLVERNCELTTVDKWFNNIEYGIAMPLDCPYRTAINDAILALQENGQLNDLKNKWWREVRRGSACVTPQEGSELRLENVGGIFVVLGLGVAVALFLGLVEFFWTVRQTSIEEHISYGQALKIELLFALKVWISKKKIKQQSNSDENLAKPNPEGWSQWVIERSEERQAN, encoded by the exons atgtATAACAGAAACGCGcacttaaattttacaatAGAGATTATGGGTGAGGACGACTCTTTTAAAACCAGTAAAATCT TTTGTAACATGATAGAAAAAGTTCCAAATCTGGTGGCAGTTTACGCATTTGAGTCAGTATCAGCATCACCCATGATCCAATCCATCACGAGCAAACTGCAAATTCCGTACATCCAGACAAACTGGCGTCAATCAAATTCGTACCTTGGAAGTGACACCGCCTTAAATTTTTATCCAGATTTCGATTTATTAGCGACTGGATTAGCCAAGCTTATAGAAAGTCTTCAATGGCaaagttttgttgttttgtacGAGAATTTCGAAGGTTTCTTGAAGTTGCAAGAAGTCTTAAAACTGCAAAAGTACGACGAGAAAAATCATCGAAATAATATcgtcttaaaaaaattagactTTGAGGGGGATATTAGAACCACGCTGAAGCAAGTTAAACAATCGGGGGAAAAGCGGATTGTACTGGATTGTGAGGTGGACCACATTATTGAGGTTTTAAAGCAGGCTAAAAAAGTGGGAATATTGAGTTTTGCCCACAGTTATTTCCTCTCTTCATTG GACGCTCACATTCTTGATCTAGAAGCTCTCAACGCCGAGGCCAATATCACTACTGTTAGAATCATGAACCCagaagaagaaaatttcagaaatattgTGCAAGACTGGAAATTCACACAGTCGTTATCAAATCAACAACTTGATTTAGGCTTTTACCaaataaaa ACAGAGACAATGTTAATACATGaatcaataattttgttgatcAACGCTATCAACGACATCCATCGCTCCGAAAATATCACCTTCAACAGCATTTCCTGTAAAAGCAACGAGAAGTTTAATTATGGACCACGTATTGTGTCTTACATCAACTcc CACTTTAAATCTCCCAAGTCTGACATTAGTTCGTCATTTGATTCCACAGGACGAAGAACTAACTTCGTCCTGTACTTAATCGAAGGAAATCGAGACAAAATGATCGCGACATGGAATGCACTTGGCCCTGATAATGTAAATTTTGTCCGAACAGCAGAAGAAAGCTACAAAAAACGCGTAGAGACGTTGCAAATGGGAATACAAATTATTGCATCAag AATCGAAGCGCCTTATTTGATGTTGAAAAAAGACCACGACAAGCGGAAAGATAATGACAAATTCGAGGGATACGTATTAGATCTGATGACCAAAATTGCtgaaaaattagattttagcTTTAAAATTAAGTTAGTGGAAGATGGGTCGAACGGGGTTTACAACGAAATCAGTCAAAGTTGGAACGGAATTATGGGAGAAATTGTCAGTGAG AGAGCCTTGTTTGGTATTGGTGATTTGACGATAACTCCAGCCCGAGAGACTGCCGTCGATTTCAGCATGCCATTTATGAGATTAG GCATAggaattttattgcaaaaatcaaAGACTTCAGTCAGCATGTTCGCTTTCCTCAATCCCCTTTCCGCAGAAGTGTGGATGTACACCGTAACTCTGTATCTGgcagtttcaataattttatacTTTGTTGCACG GATGGCTCCCGGCGACTGGGAAAATCCTCATCCCTGCAACTTAAATCCTGACGAACTGGAAAATCTCTGGGGTATTAGCAACTGTTTGTGGCTAACTATGGGCTCAATAATGAACCAAGGAAGCGATATTTTACCCAA GGGAATATCATCTCGTCTTGTAACATCAATGTGGTGGTTCTTTGCACTCATCATGACCAACTCGTACATTGCCAGTCTTGCagcatttttaacaacaaaagagTTAGTCATCGACGATCTTGAAGATTTAgccaaacaaaataaaattaaatatggaaCACTGGATGGAGGCTCGACTCAAGAGTTTTTTAAACAATCAAACTATAGCACTTACAGAAGAATGTACGCTAATATGATATTAAATTTGCCCAGTGTTTTTGCTAAATCGACTCACGAAGGAGTGCAAAGAGTTCAAAATACTCCTGATGGCTCATACGCGTTTCTCATGGAGTCAACAACTATCGACTATTTGGTCGAACGAAACTGCGAATTGACTACAGTTGATAAATGGTTTAACAACATCGAATATGGAATAGCAATGCCATTAG ATTGTCCTTATCGAACTGCCATCAATGATGCAATTTTGGCCTTGCAAGAAAACGGACAATTAAACgatctaaaaaataaatggtgGCGAGAAGTTCGTCGTGGGTCAGCATGTGTG ACTCCTCAAGAGGGATCCGAACTGAGACTGGAAAATGTAGGTGGTATTTTCGTGGTGTTGGGACTGGGAGTCGCAGTAGCTCTTTTTCTAGGACtagtagaatttttttggactGTTAGACAAACGTCCATCGAAGAACAC ATTTCATATGGGCAAGCTCTcaaaattgaattgttattTGCACTGAAAGTTTGGATAagtaagaaaaaaatcaaacaacagAGTAATTCGGATGAGAATTTGGCCAAACCTAACCCCGAAGGGTGGTCTCAGTGGGTAATTGAGAGATCTGAAGAGAGACAAGCAAATTAG
- the LOC138138662 gene encoding glutamate receptor ionotropic, kainate 2-like isoform X3 encodes MNPEEENFRNIVQDWKFTQSLSNQQLDLGFYQIKTETMLIHESIILLINAINDIHRSENITFNSISCKSNEKFNYGPRIVSYINSHFKSPKSDISSSFDSTGRRTNFVLYLIEGNRDKMIATWNALGPDNVNFVRTAEESYKKRVETLQMGIQIIASRIEAPYLMLKKDHDKRKDNDKFEGYVLDLMTKIAEKLDFSFKIKLVEDGSNGVYNEISQSWNGIMGEIVSERALFGIGDLTITPARETAVDFSMPFMRLGIGILLQKSKTSVSMFAFLNPLSAEVWMYTVTLYLAVSIILYFVARMAPGDWENPHPCNLNPDELENLWGISNCLWLTMGSIMNQGSDILPKGISSRLVTSMWWFFALIMTNSYIASLAAFLTTKELVIDDLEDLAKQNKIKYGTLDGGSTQEFFKQSNYSTYRRMYANMILNLPSVFAKSTHEGVQRVQNTPDGSYAFLMESTTIDYLVERNCELTTVDKWFNNIEYGIAMPLDCPYRTAINDAILALQENGQLNDLKNKWWREVRRGSACVTPQEGSELRLENVGGIFVVLGLGVAVALFLGLVEFFWTVRQTSIEEHISYGQALKIELLFALKVWISKKKIKQQSNSDENLAKPNPEGWSQWVIERSEERQAN; translated from the exons ATGAACCCagaagaagaaaatttcagaaatattgTGCAAGACTGGAAATTCACACAGTCGTTATCAAATCAACAACTTGATTTAGGCTTTTACCaaataaaa ACAGAGACAATGTTAATACATGaatcaataattttgttgatcAACGCTATCAACGACATCCATCGCTCCGAAAATATCACCTTCAACAGCATTTCCTGTAAAAGCAACGAGAAGTTTAATTATGGACCACGTATTGTGTCTTACATCAACTcc CACTTTAAATCTCCCAAGTCTGACATTAGTTCGTCATTTGATTCCACAGGACGAAGAACTAACTTCGTCCTGTACTTAATCGAAGGAAATCGAGACAAAATGATCGCGACATGGAATGCACTTGGCCCTGATAATGTAAATTTTGTCCGAACAGCAGAAGAAAGCTACAAAAAACGCGTAGAGACGTTGCAAATGGGAATACAAATTATTGCATCAag AATCGAAGCGCCTTATTTGATGTTGAAAAAAGACCACGACAAGCGGAAAGATAATGACAAATTCGAGGGATACGTATTAGATCTGATGACCAAAATTGCtgaaaaattagattttagcTTTAAAATTAAGTTAGTGGAAGATGGGTCGAACGGGGTTTACAACGAAATCAGTCAAAGTTGGAACGGAATTATGGGAGAAATTGTCAGTGAG AGAGCCTTGTTTGGTATTGGTGATTTGACGATAACTCCAGCCCGAGAGACTGCCGTCGATTTCAGCATGCCATTTATGAGATTAG GCATAggaattttattgcaaaaatcaaAGACTTCAGTCAGCATGTTCGCTTTCCTCAATCCCCTTTCCGCAGAAGTGTGGATGTACACCGTAACTCTGTATCTGgcagtttcaataattttatacTTTGTTGCACG GATGGCTCCCGGCGACTGGGAAAATCCTCATCCCTGCAACTTAAATCCTGACGAACTGGAAAATCTCTGGGGTATTAGCAACTGTTTGTGGCTAACTATGGGCTCAATAATGAACCAAGGAAGCGATATTTTACCCAA GGGAATATCATCTCGTCTTGTAACATCAATGTGGTGGTTCTTTGCACTCATCATGACCAACTCGTACATTGCCAGTCTTGCagcatttttaacaacaaaagagTTAGTCATCGACGATCTTGAAGATTTAgccaaacaaaataaaattaaatatggaaCACTGGATGGAGGCTCGACTCAAGAGTTTTTTAAACAATCAAACTATAGCACTTACAGAAGAATGTACGCTAATATGATATTAAATTTGCCCAGTGTTTTTGCTAAATCGACTCACGAAGGAGTGCAAAGAGTTCAAAATACTCCTGATGGCTCATACGCGTTTCTCATGGAGTCAACAACTATCGACTATTTGGTCGAACGAAACTGCGAATTGACTACAGTTGATAAATGGTTTAACAACATCGAATATGGAATAGCAATGCCATTAG ATTGTCCTTATCGAACTGCCATCAATGATGCAATTTTGGCCTTGCAAGAAAACGGACAATTAAACgatctaaaaaataaatggtgGCGAGAAGTTCGTCGTGGGTCAGCATGTGTG ACTCCTCAAGAGGGATCCGAACTGAGACTGGAAAATGTAGGTGGTATTTTCGTGGTGTTGGGACTGGGAGTCGCAGTAGCTCTTTTTCTAGGACtagtagaatttttttggactGTTAGACAAACGTCCATCGAAGAACAC ATTTCATATGGGCAAGCTCTcaaaattgaattgttattTGCACTGAAAGTTTGGATAagtaagaaaaaaatcaaacaacagAGTAATTCGGATGAGAATTTGGCCAAACCTAACCCCGAAGGGTGGTCTCAGTGGGTAATTGAGAGATCTGAAGAGAGACAAGCAAATTAG